The Cohaesibacter intestini sequence ACAAAGAAGTCCCCGGCAATGCCGCGCCGCTCACCAGCTTTGTCCTTTGGAGCAGATGCTACATCGTCGCTGACGGCGACCGAGCGCACGTCCATGCCGATCTCGGCGCATTCCTCTGCGGCCATGTCGAAGTTCAGCACGTCGCCGGTATAGTTGCCATAAAGAAGGACCACCCCGGCGCCGCCATCAGCGGCCATCGCGGCTTCCTTGATATGTTCGGGAGAAGGAGACGCAAAGACGTTGCCAACAGCGGCGGAATCAGCCAGACCCCGCCCGACATAGCCAGCAAATGCCGGCTCATGTCCGGACCCACCCCCGATGACGATCCCCACTTTTCCATCCCGCGGGCCATCAACCGCGACCACGGCGCGGCCGGTTTCTCCCTCAAGGCGCAACAGCTGGGGATGCGCCAACAGCATCCCCTCTATCATCTCGGGGATGATCGTTTCGGGCGCATTCATAAGCTTCTTTGTTGAATGCTCTTGGGTGTTTGACATGTCTTCCTCCTAAATTGACAAGACCCGTGCGCCTACGCAACACCGGGACTTGATTTGGCAGCATGGTGCGTCTGCCTATGGACCTGCATCTCAGGTTTCATAGAGCAACGCCCGAGCAACTGTTTCATCGGTCACCAGCCGATTGACAAACTTCCCGCGCAGAATGGCGCGGATGATTGGCAGCTTGCTTCGCCCGCCAGATGCGAGGATCGAAACAGGCTTTTCGCGCAACTTTTCAACGGGAAGTGCCATAATCGAACGATTCAGCGGGTGTTCGATGACATTCCCCGCCGGGTCCAGAAAGAATCCCAGAATGGAGCCGACAGCATCTTGTTCGAGAAGCTCCGGCAGAGCCTGCTTGACTCGTGGCAGACCCATGATTTTCGAGCGATGCGTGAGGTCAGCGCAAGAAATCAGACACGGCTGAACCTCTTCTGCGTGCTGCATCGCTTCCATCAACATTTCATCCTGCAAAAACGAATCCCGGTCAGAACTCGTCCTGCAATAGATGGGAGCCGTGAGCGAAAAGCACTCCACGTCAATGGCATTGGCCATGGTGGTTGCCACCTCGGTGGTGTCATTGCCAGAGCCGCGTGTGATCGCGCCCATGAGGCCGACCACATGGGACAGGTTGCCATGTCGTCCACTCAGGCGGCGAACCGAATGGCTGAGTGTCTTGCCCCATCCAATTCCAACGCCATTATATCGGCCCATGTGATTTTCAAGCATTTGGCCCGCGGCCTCGCCGATCGTGCGCTGGTTCTCGTCAAAATCCTCTACCGCAGGCAACACGGCAGCCTCTTCAAGGCCGTAACGTTGCTTGAGGGCTTCTTCCAGTTTGACGCATTCGACCAGCGGCAATCGCAAATCCACGACGACCGATCCGTCGGCCCGGATTTGACCGATGATCCGGTTGACCCGCAAGCGCGTCACCTGGAGTTTGTCTGCGATCTGTTGTTGGGTCATTCCGCCGACGAAATAGAACCAGGCGATACGTGCCCTGAGAAGGTCCGCTTCTGTATCTTGTGACTGTATGTTTTTCATTCGAGATTTGTATGGTTATTCCGCATATCATCTGCGCTGATCGCAAGGATTTGCTTCAGCTTCAAAAGTAAGCACTCGAATACTACATACTGCGCGCCTTCGTAAAGCGAACCCATCGGCAATGTAGATGTTTTAACCTCCATGTCATCCGCCATGGTTTGGGCGGGAATGACCAGAACCTGATCGGCGGTCTGAGCACAGACACCATCCGGCTGAGCGGTGATACACAGGGTCTTGGCACCAGCTTGCTTTGCGGTATTGATCAGGGCGGCAACGGTGGAAAAATAGCCCGGACCCGCTGATGCAATAAGTAGATCTCCGGTGCCTAGTGGCGGTGTCGTCATGTCCCCCACTACAGAGACCTTCAAACCGAGATGGAAGAGACGCATGGCAAATCCCTTGATTTGCAAACCTTCTCTGCCGACGCCATACAACGCGATTCTATTCGCCGAACGGACCGTTTCGACAAATTCATCACAGTTGCTTTCATCTAATTTTTCAACGACTTGAGCAAGTTCTTCAAGTGCATTCCGGCATAGCGTCTTCATGGTTTCAGTTCCTCCCGAATTTGAAAACCGCGGCTTTTGTTCAGCTGTGACACAACTACAGTAACATATGTATTTTTTGATTTACATCTGAAATTCTCTAACCTATACTCTTTTTTGCAGGCGCAGTTCAGGAGGCACAGAATGTCGTTGTCATTGTGCGATACTTCACCTGCAGTTGGAGGACAAACATGAAAAAACTTACAGTTGCACTTCTCGCAACCATCGCAATTGCATTGCCTCAGATCGCTGTGGCCGCAGACAATGCCGGGATGGAGAAAAAAGACAGTTATCGCTTCGTGATCATTCCTAAAGTCGTCCACCCATGGTTCGACTTGGTGAATGATGGCGCCAAACAGGCTGCTGCAGTCATCGAGGCCCAGACAGGCTCCAAAGTTCAGATTGATTACAGCGCACCGCAGCAGGCGGACGTCGTTCAGCAAAACCAGATCGTGGAAAGCTCGATTTCAACGCGTCCTGACGGGATCGCAATCGACCTTCTCGATGGCAGCGGCAACCGCGCATCTTTGGAAGATGCAATCGGCCAAGGCATTCCGGTCACCGTCTTTGACTCGGTCCCGCCCGAAGGCATGAACCTCACGTCCATCGGCAACGATTTCTGTGAACAGGCTGCAATCGCATCTCATCGCCTTGCAAAACTGCTTGGTGAGAAAGGCGAAGTTGCCATCATGATGGGCGTACCCACCGCACCAAACCATGCAATCCGTGCGGAATGCCATCAGAAGGTGTTTGACAGCTATCCTGACATCAAGGTTGTCGCAACCGGCATTGATAATGACAGCATTGAAACTGCCCAGAAGCAGGCTGCCGCAATCATGCAGGCCAATCCGAACCTGAAAGGTTGGGTCGCTTGTGATGCAGCCGGTCCGATCGGTATCGGCCAGGCAATCCAGGAAGCAGGCAAAGTTGGCGACGTGCAGATGGTGGGGCTTGATAACCTTCCCGAAATGCTGCAGCTGATCCGCGACGGTGTTGCGGACAGCTCATCCTCTACCAAGCCGCAGATGCAGGGCTATTGGGCCGTCATGGCCATGTGGCAGCAGTCGATGGGTCTTCAGACCCCCAAATATATCGACACCGGCATCGCAGTCCTGACCAAGGACAATGTTGGCGAGTGATGTCTCGAGAACGCCCGGTGACCGGCAAGCTCCGTTCACCGGGCAACTCCATTCGATCAAAGCAACACTGCTGATCATCCGATCCGTCGGAAGAGACTGCCGCTACGGCAGATTCCCATCTATATCGCCACGTCTTTGTGCGAGTGCGTGGCTCAGCCTTGAGACAATATCATGGCCTTTCTCGAAGTCGAAGACCTGACGCGCGACTATCCGGGCGTCCGAGCGTTGAGTGAAGTCACCCTCAAGCTTGAGTTGGGTCGCGTCCATATTCTGGCGGGAGAAAACGGTGCTGGAAAATCCACTCTCGTAAAGCTGGTGACTGGAACTGACACTCCAAGCGGCGGACGAATCCTGATTGACGGTCAGGATGCGCATCTCAATCCGGATCTGCACCGGTTTGTCGCCTATGTGCCCCAGGAACTGAACCTTTTCCCGCATCTCTCTGTTTCCGAGAATCTGTTCCTTCCCTACAATCGCTCCAGCCTGTCCGGGCGCTTGGTGAACCGGCGACAGATGGATATTGAAGCGCAGAAATATCTTGATCGCTTCGCCATTTCTGCCGGTCCGGGAGAATTGGTGCGCGACATTTCCGTTCCCGAGAAGCAGCTTTTGCAGATTGCCCGGGCATCGGTCAATTCAGACATGAAGGTGCTGATCCTTGATGAGCCGACATCCTCTCTGACATCCTCGGAAATTGAACGGGTGCTGGATATCATCAAGGCTTTCCGTGATCAGAACCATGCCATCGTGTTCATTTCTCACAAGATCGACGAAGTGTTGGCCATTGGCGACGACTATACGGTCCTGCGCAACGGCAAAAAGGTTGCCGACGGGCAGATTGCCGACATCGACGAGGCAGGCCTCATCAAGGCCATGTCAGGGGAAGAATTGGCGTCTAGCAAGCATTTCCAACCCGAAATTCCCGCCGGGCAAGCCGAGCAGGAGCCTATTCTTG is a genomic window containing:
- a CDS encoding sugar-binding transcriptional regulator, whose translation is MKNIQSQDTEADLLRARIAWFYFVGGMTQQQIADKLQVTRLRVNRIIGQIRADGSVVVDLRLPLVECVKLEEALKQRYGLEEAAVLPAVEDFDENQRTIGEAAGQMLENHMGRYNGVGIGWGKTLSHSVRRLSGRHGNLSHVVGLMGAITRGSGNDTTEVATTMANAIDVECFSLTAPIYCRTSSDRDSFLQDEMLMEAMQHAEEVQPCLISCADLTHRSKIMGLPRVKQALPELLEQDAVGSILGFFLDPAGNVIEHPLNRSIMALPVEKLREKPVSILASGGRSKLPIIRAILRGKFVNRLVTDETVARALLYET
- a CDS encoding SIS domain-containing protein — encoded protein: MKTLCRNALEELAQVVEKLDESNCDEFVETVRSANRIALYGVGREGLQIKGFAMRLFHLGLKVSVVGDMTTPPLGTGDLLIASAGPGYFSTVAALINTAKQAGAKTLCITAQPDGVCAQTADQVLVIPAQTMADDMEVKTSTLPMGSLYEGAQYVVFECLLLKLKQILAISADDMRNNHTNLE
- a CDS encoding substrate-binding domain-containing protein, whose product is MKKLTVALLATIAIALPQIAVAADNAGMEKKDSYRFVIIPKVVHPWFDLVNDGAKQAAAVIEAQTGSKVQIDYSAPQQADVVQQNQIVESSISTRPDGIAIDLLDGSGNRASLEDAIGQGIPVTVFDSVPPEGMNLTSIGNDFCEQAAIASHRLAKLLGEKGEVAIMMGVPTAPNHAIRAECHQKVFDSYPDIKVVATGIDNDSIETAQKQAAAIMQANPNLKGWVACDAAGPIGIGQAIQEAGKVGDVQMVGLDNLPEMLQLIRDGVADSSSSTKPQMQGYWAVMAMWQQSMGLQTPKYIDTGIAVLTKDNVGE
- a CDS encoding sugar ABC transporter ATP-binding protein — encoded protein: MAFLEVEDLTRDYPGVRALSEVTLKLELGRVHILAGENGAGKSTLVKLVTGTDTPSGGRILIDGQDAHLNPDLHRFVAYVPQELNLFPHLSVSENLFLPYNRSSLSGRLVNRRQMDIEAQKYLDRFAISAGPGELVRDISVPEKQLLQIARASVNSDMKVLILDEPTSSLTSSEIERVLDIIKAFRDQNHAIVFISHKIDEVLAIGDDYTVLRNGKKVADGQIADIDEAGLIKAMSGEELASSKHFQPEIPAGQAEQEPILEVSGLNGPMFEDVSFELKRGEILGFAGLLGAGRSEVMQTIFGYLKAKSGDVKLEGSPFALGKTSRSVRSGILYLSEERKLHGILPQLSLRENIGISILDQIASWTGINLASERIKVRDIVKVYDIKAAGISQQMSHLSGGNQQKAIIGRAMATTPKLIIFDEPTKGIDVRTKSEIYKIMKRLAEEGVGIILVSSEMDELRKCANRIVTMYSGKVTGYFETSTTNNETLLGAMFGSEANSDAA